One genomic region from Mycoplasmopsis columbina encodes:
- a CDS encoding DUF4065 domain-containing protein yields the protein MLIRDGAIWFFNNNSSLKAYSYGSNVKLNKLLYLTHLMFYAIYNEKLFVNADFIKFKFGPINQYVRINFNNLKQIAFIQRKPIILLTWEQKIIFYIINYVYGALNYKELSKITHLHNLYRITKFNETLNIKNISNHLILHFNQLFKLYKNMDFLHEKYIRFDNVILYYNDQNLSKQEITYIKLKYQLDHKYDEFEKLKILKVHKVNNEIVWT from the coding sequence ATGTTAATTAGGGACGGAGCAATTTGATTTTTTAATAATAATTCAAGTCTAAAAGCTTATAGTTATGGTTCTAATGTTAAATTGAATAAACTTTTATATTTAACACATTTAATGTTTTATGCAATTTACAATGAAAAATTATTTGTCAATGCTGATTTTATTAAATTTAAATTTGGACCTATTAATCAGTATGTAAGAATTAATTTTAATAATTTAAAACAAATTGCATTCATTCAACGCAAACCAATAATTTTATTGACTTGAGAACAAAAAATAATTTTTTATATCATTAATTATGTTTATGGTGCCTTAAACTATAAAGAATTGAGCAAAATAACACACTTACATAATTTATACAGAATAACTAAATTTAATGAAACTTTAAATATAAAAAATATAAGCAATCATTTAATTTTGCATTTTAATCAACTATTCAAATTGTATAAAAACATGGATTTTTTACATGAAAAGTATATTAGATTTGATAACGTAATTCTGTATTATAATGATCAAAATTTATCTAAACAAGAAATAACATATATTAAATTAAAATACCAATTAGACCATAAATATGATGAATTTGAAAAATTAAAAATATTGAAAGTTCACAAAGTTAATAATGAAATTGTTTGAACATAA
- the secY gene encoding preprotein translocase subunit SecY produces the protein MKKFKIFKYGFSNNFYKFREKWSDFWSNKDITKKILFTAFILLIYVLATTITSPFVKLVVQDNNESLVDKDAFLNTLNLVGGGGLRNFSLVALGISPFINASLIMSLLQTRLFPPIQKLSQSGPHGRRKLNIITRVLTLVIAYPQAILLTQSLHAGENPFISFTPIAGTNTEALTVYFILPLILIGGSLFSLFLAEQITNKGIGNGTSLIIFVGIAFQIPAQFKGAFRYFIQDGQGSAIFVGFLKFLTYLFTYLLVIFIIALIYNTERHIPIQQIGAGRSKNIKEMGKLPVKLNPGGIMPIIFATMLISFPLMIARILPAESTAKIWMEANLQFTEPLGLTLLILITFFFSFIIGLQQSRIDKIAEDFAKNSTFIPGIKPGEQTEDYLIGIVLRLCMFSGFYLVSIVSMQYLQIILLDWPQVISFGGTGMVILVTVSLETIQQFKARLQSAKLSKQKILSRETYETSTTIKDKIKDIKTNGDGLLW, from the coding sequence ATGAAGAAATTTAAAATATTTAAATACGGATTTTCAAATAATTTTTATAAATTTAGAGAAAAATGAAGTGATTTTTGATCAAACAAAGATATAACAAAAAAAATTCTTTTTACCGCTTTTATTTTGCTTATTTATGTATTAGCGACTACCATTACATCACCTTTTGTAAAACTTGTTGTTCAAGATAATAATGAGTCTTTAGTTGATAAAGATGCTTTTCTAAATACTCTCAATCTCGTTGGTGGAGGAGGACTGAGAAACTTTTCATTAGTAGCTTTAGGAATTAGTCCTTTTATTAATGCATCCTTAATCATGTCTCTTTTACAAACGAGACTTTTCCCTCCAATTCAAAAATTAAGTCAAAGTGGCCCGCATGGTCGTAGAAAATTAAATATTATTACAAGAGTTTTAACTTTGGTTATTGCCTATCCGCAAGCAATTTTATTAACTCAATCTCTTCACGCAGGAGAAAATCCATTTATTAGTTTTACTCCTATAGCGGGGACAAATACAGAAGCTTTAACAGTTTACTTTATTCTTCCATTAATTTTAATAGGGGGTTCACTATTTTCTTTATTTTTAGCAGAGCAAATAACTAATAAAGGAATAGGAAATGGAACTTCATTAATTATTTTTGTTGGAATTGCCTTTCAAATTCCAGCTCAATTTAAAGGAGCGTTTCGCTATTTTATTCAAGATGGACAAGGAAGCGCTATTTTTGTTGGATTTTTAAAATTCTTGACTTACTTATTTACTTATTTACTTGTTATCTTTATTATTGCACTTATTTATAATACTGAGCGTCATATTCCAATTCAACAAATAGGGGCGGGAAGAAGTAAAAATATTAAGGAGATGGGAAAATTACCAGTGAAATTAAATCCTGGTGGAATTATGCCGATTATTTTTGCAACCATGCTTATTTCTTTTCCTTTGATGATAGCAAGAATTCTGCCTGCTGAAAGTACTGCTAAAATTTGGATGGAAGCAAATTTACAATTTACTGAACCACTGGGTTTAACTTTGTTAATTTTAATTACATTTTTCTTTAGTTTCATTATTGGACTTCAACAGTCAAGAATTGACAAAATTGCAGAGGATTTTGCCAAAAATTCAACCTTTATTCCTGGAATTAAACCCGGAGAACAAACTGAAGACTATTTAATTGGAATAGTGCTTAGGTTGTGTATGTTTAGTGGTTTCTATTTGGTTTCAATTGTTTCAATGCAATACTTACAAATTATTCTTCTTGACTGACCGCAAGTTATAAGCTTTGGAGGAACGGGAATGGTAATTTTAGTAACTGTTTCACTTGAAACAATTCAACAATTTAAAGCACGTCTTCAAAGTGCAAAATTATCAAAACAAAAAATTCTTTCTCGTGAAACTTATGAAACTTCTACAACAATAAAAGATAAAATTAAAGATATCAAAACAAATGGAGATGGATTATTATGATAG
- a CDS encoding chromate transporter has translation MQEKKKLFLEVFLFVLKITFIGFGGGNALMPVIKREAVDRKKWLNIEEFDKMVIVTNMLPGPSVIQAISYICIKHFGKLWGSLLTLISILPHVFLAFGLYLAVNKLPLNYLYVIAAGVLTSIAGVLFAFGWSYMKKSKNQMNTPLWLFLFIFTFAFCFFIPSPGNIPVIVMILLFLIVGLIELFLYLKAKKIKKREKGKGNK, from the coding sequence ATGCAAGAAAAAAAGAAGTTATTTTTAGAGGTTTTTCTTTTTGTGCTAAAAATAACTTTCATTGGTTTTGGTGGTGGTAATGCACTTATGCCAGTTATTAAAAGAGAAGCAGTAGATCGTAAAAAGTGATTAAACATTGAAGAATTTGACAAAATGGTAATTGTTACTAATATGCTACCAGGACCTTCTGTCATTCAAGCTATAAGTTACATTTGTATCAAACATTTTGGTAAATTATGAGGTTCATTATTAACTTTAATTTCCATTTTGCCTCATGTTTTCTTGGCTTTTGGTTTATATTTGGCAGTTAATAAATTACCGTTAAATTATCTTTATGTTATAGCAGCAGGGGTTTTAACTTCCATTGCTGGAGTTTTGTTTGCTTTTGGTTGAAGTTATATGAAAAAAAGTAAAAATCAAATGAATACACCATTGTGATTATTCTTGTTTATTTTTACTTTTGCATTCTGTTTCTTTATTCCTTCACCTGGTAATATTCCAGTAATTGTGATGATTTTGCTTTTTTTAATTGTGGGACTTATTGAATTATTTTTATATTTAAAAGCTAAAAAAATAAAAAAAAGAGAAAAAGGAAAGGGGAATAAATAA
- a CDS encoding chromate transporter produces the protein MLFVVAIVAIILISLSVFGGGQVFMPMFKWLWELLANNFGVNIQETHINQVFTVANATPGVVSTKFAFFTGLLVGNQQSGEIAWYGYLFMFLTYFFFCLPAILIMALAMKYITKFENKSFLKRVLTLMKPVVAGIIISVGLQLFIGVLLPFVKFNENGNYFKISFNNSKAHFFSGWRAIVLYIYAPLNVIVSWYLYRKKISLFILIIVNIVISLILFQPWLN, from the coding sequence ATGCTTTTTGTTGTTGCAATAGTTGCTATTATTTTAATCTCACTTTCAGTTTTTGGTGGTGGACAAGTTTTTATGCCTATGTTCAAATGACTTTGGGAACTTTTGGCAAACAATTTTGGAGTTAATATTCAAGAAACGCACATAAATCAAGTTTTTACAGTTGCAAATGCTACGCCAGGAGTTGTTTCTACTAAGTTTGCATTTTTTACAGGTCTTTTAGTCGGAAATCAACAAAGTGGAGAAATTGCTTGATATGGATATTTGTTTATGTTCCTAACTTATTTTTTCTTTTGTTTACCTGCAATTTTAATTATGGCCTTAGCAATGAAATACATTACAAAATTTGAAAATAAAAGTTTTCTAAAACGTGTTTTAACATTAATGAAACCTGTGGTTGCAGGTATTATTATTTCAGTAGGACTGCAATTATTTATTGGTGTTTTATTACCTTTTGTGAAATTTAATGAAAATGGAAATTATTTTAAAATTAGCTTTAATAATTCAAAAGCACATTTTTTTAGTGGTTGAAGGGCAATAGTACTTTACATTTATGCACCTTTAAATGTCATAGTATCTTGATATCTTTATCGTAAAAAAATTTCACTATTTATTTTAATAATTGTCAATATTGTTATCTCCTTGATTTTATTTCAACCATGATTGAATTAA